The window CCAGCTCATCTTGCATAAAAGGAAGTGATATCTCTGCTGCTGCAAAACGTAGAAAGCACTTTTTCAAAGTTATGGGAATTGCAGCTGATGCACTAAGTGAACTTATGAAGAATATAGAAGAAGAGGCAGAAGAGGTCAAGAAAGATGGCTGCTCTAAAGTTGCAGCTAAATGCTCATTGAAAATGATGGGCGTGCAAGAGATGGGACAAGAAGAAGATGGCATTGAAATCCAAAACATGTCTCAAGCAATGCAAGATGACGACGTTGATGATCCAGAATTTATCGCTGCAGTTGAGAAAGTAATGAAGGTGGCAGAGCTAAGAAAAAGATGGGAAACTGAAGGTCCTTCGTTTGATTTAGGATTTGAGGTTGGAGGAAGGAACGTAAGTGGATGAATGGCTTCTTGGTTGAAAACTTGGATGTTGTAGTATGAGAactttgttttgttgtgttgTAATTCATATAAACAATGGGATGTAACTAACTgacttattttgttttgtatttggGGATGAACTAAACTTATTTTGttgtaaaatatgaaatggttTTTGTAACTAACATGTTCTATTTAGGCAATGGAGAACAGTTGTTCATTGGGTTTTGTTTgtattgttgtttataattgACAGGTTGATAATACACCGTCAAGGGACATATATCCCGGGAACTATATCTTCGAGGCTGTACAATTCATGCCCGTAGATGATGTGAATAAGGTAAAATTTTACCTTGCTTTTTATTAAGtctgtttgaagtaatatttcagtataatgaagtaattatcgtactgaatgaactattttttaccttgccctttattaactctgtttgaagtaatatttcggtatgatgaagtaactgtcatactgaatgaactattttttatataatactactggCAGGGTCTTAATGTACAAATGACAGATGTTACATCGCCATCAAACTTCAGTGTTGACGCATGCCTTATGGATAACTTAAAAGCTAATATAATGGAGAAGGTAAAATCTGAATTTTCAAAAGTATACATCTCAAACAATGAAATAGTTTGTCtttggaataaataattttctaaatcaataccaggatttgaatacattaTGTGTTGTTCAACATGGATCAAATGTGAGATTGCATATAGATGATGAGCCAAAGGATGATGGTACCAAGGTATAAATCTaaattacatgattaaaaatCTTTATCACCCTACTACACACAACATACAACCATGTGACATGATCCCTTTACTTGTTTGATCCATGTTTACAAATGTCAAACCTAACAAGCACTGAAtactttttacttcattatattaataatttggttCATTACGTAGAAGATCCAGTTCATTATGAATTAACTatcttatttaatgaagtattttgttATGTTATTCTACTTCCAGAATCTTAGTATACAAATGGCAGATATTACACAGCCATCAAAGTTCAGTGTTACCTTGCCttttattatctctatttgaagtaatatttcagtattatgaagtaattgtcgtactgaatgaactattttttaccttaccttttattaactctgtttgaagtaatatttcaatataatgaagtaactgtcgtactgaatgaactattttttaccttgcattttattaactctgtttgaagtaatatttcagtatGATGAAGTAACTGTCATACTGTATGAActgttttttatataaatctaaattacatgattaaaaatCTTTATCACCCTACTATACACAACAAATGTCAAATCTAACAAGCACTGAAtactttttacttcattatatttataatttggttCATTATGTAGAAGATCCAGTTCATTATGAATTAACTatcttatttaatgaagtattttgttATGTAATTCTACTTCCAGGATCTTAGTATACAAATGGTAGATGTTACACAGCCATCAAAGTTCAGTGTTGATGCTGGACTTATGGAAAACTTAAGAGTTAATCTAACGGAGAAGGTAAAATAACAATTTGAGAAGTATACATCTTAAATAATGAAGTATCTTGTCCCTGAAATGGATCATTTTCTGAACCACTACCAGAATTTGAATACACCGTGTGTTGATCAGCATAGATCCAATGTGAGATTTCATAAAGATGATGGAACCAAGGTACAAATCTAATTTATGAATGTCATACTCAAACAGCAGTGCATACTTtgtacttcattttatttacaatttagttcattatgtagaaTATTAATGTGGATGCGGAAATTCAGTCAGTGTTGAATGCTTATAAGGATATAGACATGGATGATGATTTCATGGAAAGTTGTTTGGTTGGTAAGCCAGTGTCAACTGAGCTCATTGTTTACAACGCCAACAAGGTAAGCTTGTGCAAAGTCATAgataatttgaagtttgttCTTAATATGATGAAGctataataattgatttatttattgcaaacaATAGATCAAAACTTTGAAGGAACGGATGGATGTACGTACTAGAAATGAGAAAACTGTGTCTCATGCATTGAGATCTCCATTCAATGAACGACCAGTTAAGATTACAAACAAGCTCAgtaaagatgaaaaagaatCATATTACTGGATTCTTACAACACATAAAACGGAAAAGTATGATTTCTAAATTGTTTTCTAATAGTGTATCGCATTATTTTTACTAGTATGTGAAATTCtaacatatattaaaaaatatgcagACTTGAACTTGTTTATGACGATGACGTTGTAAAAGTTACAAAGATGGAAATGTGTTCCTTGATACCTAGGAAATTAATTGTGGTTGGCGTTATAGATGCATGGGCTTCCTACCTCAACAATATGGAAGAATTCCGATCACTGAACTCATCAAGGCGACTATTTTTCACCACTTATCCATGTGTAAgtacatattatttaaattaaataatattaattgttgtgAAAATCCTAACTATGTTAATATACAGTTGTATACGATTGTTACAAAGCCTCAAAACATGGATGTCAGCAAAATCATTGCAAACTTCTACAGCAACTTGGACAGAGAGGTGAAGGAAATACCGAATTTCAAATGGGAACATGTGGACACGGTACAAGCATCATTCTGAagtatcttaattttttatgaagtagtaatttgaaaaaatgaagttaaagCTATACTGTATAAACCTATGAAGTAGTTAATTgccaaaatgaagtaataaaacttAATAGTGAAGTAATAGACTCTAAATATGAACTATCTATTTACTGTTTTGtatgggtttagggttttaggAATAAACTCAGCTGCTGTGTTGTTTCATATTCTTCAGATATTTAACAATACTTCATTCTCCCagttttttacttcattcgtGTGAtcttttacttcattacatAGGTCTTTTTCCCCATATGTGCGAATGAGCATTATTATGGTATTTGCTTTTGCTTCAAAAGAAATGGAATTGTTGTACTAGATAACTCTGAAAATGGCGACGACAATGATCTCACAACCAATTATAGTGACATTCCAGAGACGCTGGTTTGTATTCTTCacatatgatttaattttattacactTACATATGATAcacaactaaaaataacatatattttattatccaTGCAGAGATCATATTTTTGTCACTTCCTCACCAACATTGGTCTTCACAAACAGTGCAAGACAATATCCAATGCTGAAATACAGAGATTCAAAATGCCATGGAGAACTTCTGAAAATGTTGAAGACTGTGGAGTATTTCTAATGCGCCACATGGAAACATACAAGGGTGAGCGCGAAGGTTGTTGGAACTGtggtttaaaaaaatcaagttcAGGTGTTCTCCAGAGCTTGAGGGCCAAGTATTGCTCAGCATTGATGTTAGCAAATAACAGCCATACAAGCTTCAACAACAAACAAGTTACCGCAGCATACTATAAAGAGGAAAGCAATAGCCATGTAAtagatgttgagaaaatgattgcagcatatttaaagaaaaaatgaagattttAGCAGATTAAGTTTTGATATATACATTGATCTGTTTTGagcaattcaaaataaagtacttcgcttattaattttgttctatattagatttaaatgtCGCATTGGATAATAGATATAGTTCATTGGGTAGTTAATTtgtagaatgaagtaataaattataataatgaagtgGAAATCtataataatgaagtatcAGACTTTTATTATGAAGTATCTATTTACTGCGTTGTATGGGTTTATGGTTTAAATTTAACTGCTGTGTTATTTGCTCATACAAATGAAGATTTTTGCAGATTAAGTTttgaaatatacataaatcTGTTTTGAGCAATTCAAACTAAAGTACTTCgcttattaattttgttctatattagatttaaatgtCGCATTGgataatagatttaattcatTGGGTAGTTAATTtgtagaatgaagtaaaaaattataataatgaagtgGAAATCtataataatgaagtatcAGACTTTTATTATGAAGTATCTATTTAACTGTTGTGTTATTTGCACAtataaatgaactaaatattctatttaatgaTATAATAAACTCATATCAATTAATAAGCTAATGATCTGTTTTCATAAAAAGTTTAaactaattcaaattcaaattataaatgaaataagaaaCTACGGGTCTGAAGTACtgaacttaaaaaatgaagaacaaaacatattccactgaagtaataaacaacaaaacagaaCTACTGTTAGAGAACAGAACAACAAGCATCAACATTgttgtttcctctttttcttcttcttcaactcctgTATCTTGTCACAATTCCTTGAATCATGCTGACCAATCTCGCCACATTTTCCACATTTCCTTCCAGGCTTCGACAACTCTCTTATTTCTTTCTCAAGTCGTGAAAGACGTCGACCAGAACCCTTGGTGCTGACAACATCAGGTGGATGAACTTCTATTTCACTAGGGACTTCTGAGCCATAAAAATTCTCAATCATCTGTCTCTTTTCACTTATAGACAATACATTTCCCTCACCAAGTActtcttttttcccttcagCCATAATATGTCTAAATGCACGAATTTTATCACCATCTCCCTCTATAAGCCGTGCGATATCATAAAAATCTGCATGCATATCCCTGTATTCCTGCTTCGTCTCATCCACAGCAATAAATGACTCAATATTATCATCAAAACCAAAATGCACAGGCTTGACAAATTTAGACTTCAACCAGCGTCCTCCATGTAACTCATCAGGGActaacttcaattttttgtttctcaaGATCCAAAATATGTGACTGCAAACGAGCCCAAGCCTCTCAAACATCTTACAACCACATGCATATGAATCACAAGAAATTGAGTATGAAACTGTCCAGTTCTTTGAGAACTTATCATTCAACACATAAATCTCATTCTCACCAACGGTTGACACTGTCACCATGGTGACATTATCGACTGCTTCCTCAATCTCACTCTGAATTAGTTTGAAACCACTGTCACTGTAAATTGTTGATGCATGCTTCTCAAGAGCCGAATTTGTTTTCAAAGTTGGAATTGTGTTAAAATCCAAGTATTCAAGCCTATTATTGTTGCTCCTTTGACCATCCAATGCATTGTTGTAATACATAAGAAATTCAACAAGATTAGATCGAGACTTGGAGTACCTCTTGAAGAATATGTTCTGAGATTCAGATATAGATGTGGTCTTTATCAGTGAACTCATTGGAAAATCCCTAAAATATGCAGGAACCTGTAGTTCATcaagtaataaaaatacttcatttattGGCTAATATACTTCAGCAGACAGAAAATATGTTTCCAAAGGAGGATACGTACCCAATATTTTCGTGAGTCAAACATAGAGGTAAACCACTCATTGTCCTTAAGCCCATATTTTTCCATTACATTATTCCAGGATTCTTCAAATTCTTCAGGCTCTATCAACTCAGACCAAACACAACTATTTAACTCCTTTTTCAAATCTTCATTGCCAAGTTGACTCTTTGGTAACTTTTCCACAACTTTAAACATGATGTGCCACATGCACCATCGATGTCTTGTATCAACAAGGACTCTTTCCACAGCAACCTTCATTCCCAAATCCTGATCAGTAATGATCAATTTTGGTGCAGAACCCATGCATTTGACAAAACGTTCAAACAACCATGAGAAAGAATCGGCATTTTCCTTAGATAATAAGCCTGCACCAAATGTTACAGGTCTTCCATGGTTGTCTTTTCCTGTGAACGGTGCAAATATCATGCAGTACCTGCATTAaatcaattcatcaaaaagatTCAGTAAATGTTATGCAGTACATGAATTATAAGTTAGTTCATTCTGTTTGGTAAATACTTCATCTTGTCGGAGTTTTACTACATTCAACTAAGAATTCTAAATAATTATGCACtcacttcattccagtagactattaattcattattgacAGTTACTAGTACCTAAAGTCAATGTTTCATGCATATGCAAGTTGATCACATCAATAATCATTTTACTATAAACAGCATTATAAGTTAGTTCATTCTGTTTGGTAAATACTTCATCTTGTCGGAGTTTTACTACATTCAACTAAGAATTCTAAATAATTATGCACtcacttcattccagtagactattaattcattattgacAGTTACTAGTACCTAAAGTAAATGTTTCATGCATATGCAAGTTGATCACATCAATAATCATTTTACTATAAACAACATACTTCATACCTGTTAGTTGAATAGGTTGTGTCAAACGATACTATATCACCGTAGAGATGGAAATTCTTCTTAGCAATGGGATCACACCAGAAAAGACGAGTGAGCCTATCTTTGGAGTTCACCTCAAAATCATAAGTGAATGCCGGACAATTCTCCTTCTTTCGGCTCATTTCATTAAGTATCATCTGTGCATCTGCCCCACGAGTAAATGCTCTCAAGTCGCGCCTATAGTTTCGAACTTCTACAACCGTACACCCAACATAATCCAGCCCACCAAGAACCTCATTCAGCAACTTAAAAGTCAACGTAGGACCTATGTTTGCACTTGCACAATCTAATATAAATTTCTGATGCATTAGATCAATGTTGCGATTCAGCCTCATGAATCGCCTATGGCGTCCCTCAACCATATCatgattatgtttttcttcaaattgtTTGACAACATAACCAATTCCCTTACAAAACTTAATCCCAATTTTAGACTTGCAAAAACACTTCCTAGAAGAACGTCTTCGTTTTGACTCATGCccttgcattttatttttcttctcacCTTCTCTACTGCACACAACATATAACCATGTGACAAGATCCCCCTCCTTCTTTGATCCATGTTTACGAGTGTCAAACCCAACATGCCGTGCATACTTATTATAGAACTCAGTAGCATCATCAAGTTTAGGAAAAATCTGTCCTACATAGGGCTTTAGTTGGGATGGACAGTCAGGTAGGTATGACACTGATATAAAACATGCAAACTACTGTCAgtggaaaattaaaacaaacaatttatgcctacaaatttagttcattataacAACAGTTTAGttcatttagttgttttattacttcattataacaacaatttagtcGAATTAATGGCATActttaatgtgcaaacaacacatcagttaaagatgttacttcattataatattttattaattcattttaacagtgatttacttcattattaatatcaggaatttaatattcaataagAATAGAAGTTCAGTTTTAATGGTTATTACTTCAGGATAACttaattttacttcattaagAGTACAAATCGCATATAcactacaataatatcataatttaatattcaataagAATAGAAGTTCAGTTTTAATGGTTATTACTTCAGGATAACTTAACTTTACTTCATTAAGAGTACAAATCGCATATACACTACAATAATATCagaatttaatactccctctgtcccattaaaaatgcaacgttttccttttttggttgtcccattaaaaatgaaacgtttccttaaatggaaacaactctatctctactttttcatctctcttactttactctctcttcattaactcataaaataatactacataaaatcccgtgccgattctcaaatgttgcattttaagtgggacggggggagtattcAATAAGAACAGAAGTTCAGTTTTACTTGTTATTACTTCAGGATAACAAAACTTTACTTTATTATGAGTACAAATCACATATACACTACAATAATATAAGCATTTAATATTCAACAAGAACAGAAGTTCAGTTTTTAGCTCATATTTCCGaccatttacttcattattaatatGTCTACACTACAGACATGAAAAACATCGAAAATAATACATTGCTCGATTGGAAAAAGTCACGAACCTTCAACTGTGGTATTATCTAATTCTGGCTCTAAATCTGAATCTGAATCCGTATCAAAAAGAGATCCTCCTGGATTAGTAAGATCATCCATAATCGATCCAGTTGAAGTAGATCCTAATCCGTCTTCAACCTCGGAATTTGTTGATGTAGATCCTAATCCGTCGATATTCTCCATGAGAGTCAGAATATTGCCAAATTGAAGCAAAACGCGATGGTGAATCAAAGGCAGATCGTAATTTAAAGTAGAACGCGATCGTTCGTGGAAGGCAGATTGAAGAAGATTGTAGAAGAACTTGATTGAAGAATTGAACGCGATCGACGAATTGAAGAACTTGATTGAAGATCGTGGACCGCAGATCGTGAATTGAACGAGAATTGAAAGAGAATTGAAAGAGAATTGAAGGAGAACGACGAATTGCGATTGAACGAGAATTGAAGGAGAACGACGAATTGAAGATCGTCGACGGCCAGATTGTGAAGGAGAACGTGATCAGCAAGTTTTGCATGTTTTGAtcgttatttttaatttcctaaaatacCCCTCAGCaagttttaattgaataaaattaaaaataaattgtaaattaatcctagccacaagattaagaaaatggaaGGCCCTAATTTAGTCTCTAGTTCGGCCCTTAAGaatggttcgacattgatcacaactctatatatatatatatataggggtacATTACCCTCCTTATCATCCCCTGGTATAAAACATAGGACTAATATAATCCCTTGGATCTATTAATCTAATGGCTTTGATTAAATGTCAATCGGTACATTATGATACTAGTTTCGTACATCAAAGGGAAAAATTGGATAAACAATTATATAATCCAGTTTTAAAACTGTAGCTCCATGATTTCAGCGTAAATTATGATTCTGATTCTTAATATCAATTGACATCATTCTCTCTCCGCCATTTCATCTCTCACGTCTCCCTCAATTCTACTCTCCAccaaaaccctagccgcccTAAATTCACGAAGAAAAATAGTTTTCTCCTCCATTTGTTGGCGTCAAGACGAAGTGAAATACACAGTAGGTCGCAGTCTCTGATATCTCGTcggtttatgatttttttttgtaacgACGAGCGAACAATCGTCCAGAATTTTCTGCAGAGAACGAAAGTAGGTAATTTTCACTCTAAtcactctctcaatttctCGATTTTCAGTCTGCTGCTTGTTCCGTGAATCTTGATTTCGCTACTCATGATTGGGCTGCTGGTAATTAGTGTTTTTCTGCAATTTTCGTTTTGATTTCGTAgatttttgccattttttgttcttttgttCAACATTGATTCGAAAATTGTTCATTATCACTTCATTCTGATGTTGTACATTATTTTCGGGTTGTATACATTATTCCCACAAATTGGTACATTATTTCACTTTGATGTTACATCATTTAGTTACATC is drawn from Salvia hispanica cultivar TCC Black 2014 chromosome 6, UniMelb_Shisp_WGS_1.0, whole genome shotgun sequence and contains these coding sequences:
- the LOC125194818 gene encoding protein FAR1-RELATED SEQUENCE 5-like, with amino-acid sequence MGSAPKLIITDQDLGMKVAVERVLVDTRHRWCMWHIMFKVVEKLPKSQLGNEDLKKELNSCVWSELIEPEEFEESWNNVMEKYGLKDNEWFTSMFDSRKYWVPAYFRDFPMSSLIKTTSISESQNIFFKRYSKSRSNLVEFLMYYNNALDGQRSNNNRLEYLDFNTIPTLKTNSALEKHASTIYSDSGFKLIQSEIEEAVDNVTMVTVSTVGENEIYVLNDKFSKNWTVSYSISCDSYACGCKMFERLGLVCSHIFWILRNKKLKLVPDELHGGRWLKSKFVKPVHFGFDDNIESFIAVDETKQEYRDMHADFYDIARLIEGDGDKIRAFRHIMAEGKKEVLGEGNVLSISEKRQMIENFYGSEVPSEIEVHPPDVVSTKGSGRRLSRLEKEIRELSKPGRKCGKCGEIGQHDSRNCDKIQELKKKKKRKQQC